The Odocoileus virginianus isolate 20LAN1187 ecotype Illinois chromosome 2, Ovbor_1.2, whole genome shotgun sequence genomic interval ctcccacctctttcttttttccaatggACTGATTTTAAAGAAGatcctttcagttttatttttcttcccatatATTCTGAATGAAAAGCCTTTGGATTATtcacatgaaaattttaattgtggATAAAGGGGAAAGGAGTTTGAAATTTCTTCTCATGTTGCAAGGACAGTggttaattttgaaataaaatgtaagtCCACAAACCTAAAGTATCTGGAAAACAGTTCTTGTGATTAATTGCTTTGTGAAATGTTCTGTACGTTTATTCCATTGTAAAGTACCTATAAGTGGGGCAGTTACATATGGATAACCGTTGACATTGAAAGACAGGTTATAATAGTTACTACCATTTATTTAATGTACTTATATTTGAATATACTATGAAATGATAGTTCCTCAGAACAAATTTACTTCTTGTGAAGGATAAGATcttatataaattatttccaCAGAAGGAAGGGAACTGTTAATAAGGATCACTTATGTCCAGAAATTAAGTGAAAATAGTTTAGACTATAAAGGATGTTGATAAAAAGAGGAGAGTCGGTGCTTAAAATTTAGTGTTAATAAAtttcttcagaaaattaagaCTAATCAGTAGAGAAAGTTGCTCtttgtatataaaattatacttttcatTGATGTGCATGCTTaatttttgataaatattcatttttatttatttctgatgaTTTAAACTGAAACAATTTGGTATGATAAAGATAGTTTCTGGAGAGCTCATAGAGGGTTTTTACAAATAGTCTTTTTGTTATTATAGAACTACAGTGTCACCTCCTCTGTCTCAGAGAAACTGAGACCTGGGTGTTGAAATGATTTACTCAGAATTTAGAGTCAGGAGTCAGCTTTCTGTCTTGCTTCATTGCCCTTTTCTTTTGTATTCTGTATTATACAGTCTTTAGTTGTGAAGGCCATATGATTCTTTCTGGCCGGTCCCGGTCCCCCCCCCAAGTATTAGGCAAGATATTAGGACAGCTATGCTGGTAGACAGGATGGGAGTATGGTGGGTAGGTTTTGGTTTCAAGTCTTCTCATATTTGTTGCATGGTAGTCTGCTGTTCATACCTACTGCTCATTTTGTCTGTGATTTGAGACAAAAGTTTTGAGTACCCTAAGCCTAAATCGTGATATTGgacaatttccttatctgtaaaattgaaTTATATCTTTATGCTATTAAAATTGGGGGCAGTTGTcactaataatattttaaaaatgaaaccatgTCAGCTTTTAAGTGTAAGCTGgattaaacagaagaaaaaaagtgataaaagagGAATGCTTAGTGACCTAGGGTCCCTAATTTGCCTTTTGTGTTTTACcgccatctgttttccatgattTTCCTACTTTCTGATTTCACCTTTTGACATACTTGTTACTTTtactcatttctgttttctttacacAGTCGTACTCCTGGAAGTCGTCAAGCCTCTCCAACTGAAGTAGTTGAGCGCCTGGGCCCCAGTACTAATCCCCCAGAAGGATTGGGGCCTCTTCCTAATCCTACAACCAACAAACCActtgttgaagaattttcaaatcctgaaactcAGAATCTGGATGCCATGGAACAAGTTGGTCTGGATTCCTTACAGTTTGACTATCCTGGTAATCAGGTACCAATGGACTCCTCAGGAGCTACTGTAGGCCTTTTTGACTACAATTCCCAGCAGCAGGTAAAGAATACTCCTCCTTTAGCGATGTTCCTCTCATCTAGTAGCAGTATAGCCTGAAGTGCTGTGAGATGTTCACATAAATAATAGGGGTATTTTTAAACCCTTTAATGTTTTATTGAATAAAATGTCCTTATTGTTGAGAAAgtgattaaaatatgtatttgtaataTTCCATTCTTAGCTTTCTGAACAAAAATGAAATGCTGTGAGACTAATCTCTGTACTCAATACTTTTCTTAATAGCTCTTTCAGAGGACTAATGCACTAACAGTTCAGCAGTTAACTGcagctcagcagcagcagtatgcaTTAGCCACAGCTCAGCAGCCACATATAGGTGAGTCTTTGTAAGTTACCGTTTTAATTAGTGTTAGAAAGTCTTGTGTTAAAGTGTTTAGATCTTATttaatggtgttatttcattacTTTCTGAAACATCTCATTGAGATAAAACAGTAGTAGATTACATGGCAAGAGTAAAGATTAGGAAAGAACAGTTTGGCGTTTATTTTACTTGTATTCTTGgtgaaataaaaatctgtaacTTGATGGAAGCTGTCAGCacataagttttttttcttagtgTGAAGTGGAGAGCATTAAACACTTGGAAATTCAAGCATTGTTTTGGGTATTCATATCAAGTCAgagtgtttgtttttgaaatgggTTGGAAGTAAGAATCACAagacaatttctttaaattttttcttccttccttcattaaGCTATTTAGTCTTTGAGCTTTATAGTAAAGACTATAATTATGTGAAATACTATGATTACATATGTCTTATTGGTAGAGTTCAGGCATTAGTACCTGTTTTtctgttgaggtttttttttttaacttattttgaaataattactgGTTCACATGCGGTTGCAAGGAGGGTACACAGATTCGCCACCTAGTTTTCCCTAAATGACTACACGTTAACGTAATCAGAGTGTAGTACCACAGCCGTTGGTAAATGTGTGTATAGATGCCTGTCATTTTATCATGTGTATAGACTCATGGGAACCATTCTTACACCTGATTTTGGCCGACCTTGATTTCTTTCCACTCTCAACATCAGGATGTTTGGGGACCGGGGATGAGATAAACTAAGTTAGTTCTATTCCcttaactttgttttgttttgggtcaATCCAAGAAGTCTTTCCAGGTCCAAAATTTTATTTTCGGTTTTAATCAAAGTGACCACATATTTCTAGATGACTTCTAAGAGCAGCATGCACTCTGGACCTGTTTTTTTACACTTTTCCCCAGCCTTCTTTATCCCTGTATATAATGCTGCTTCACTCATTGTTAGAAACATTGATTCCTGTCTACTTGTGGGCCATTACAACACTTTTTGTTTCTTGACACTTCATTGTATGATTTATATGTGGTAGGCTGGGATACCTATTATTGCTCTTTCTTTTGGTAGTTTTAAATTTTCAGCTCTTGCCTTTTCTTTCGTATGAGCTTTAAAATCCTCTTATTTACttccatatgcatgtgtgctcagtgtccggctctttgtgatcccatggactgtagcccaccaggctcctctgtccatggaattctccaggcaagaatactggagtgggttgccatttcctcctccagggtatcatcccgacccagggatcaaacccatgtctcctacattggcaggtggattttttaccactgagccatctgggaagcccctgtttacTTTCAGATCAGGTTAAAATCTTAAATTAACTTATGAAAAGTAACATCTTTATGACATTAAGTATTCTTCCAGAACCTAGTGTGTCTTTAATTTTGTTAAAGTTTGCTTTTGTGGTATTTATGAGTGCTTTAAAGTTTTTCTCATATAAGTTTGCATATTTTTCAATAGGTTTGTTCTTTGGTATTTTATCTTTTGCTATCATTGTAAATGACTTCCTGGCTTTCATTATATCTTTAAACTGGTATCTCTGAAGAAAGCTCTTGATTagtgtttattaaatttttttaatgctgttttcTAATAACTGACTCATTCCTGTGCTCttagaatttaaaagaattgtATATAATATTGAGCTCttttaatttgctaattttttaaggatttttatcagtatataaatgaatttagcctgtgtgtgtgtatgcatttttttGTTAGATTTTGATATCAATATACTTGTTTcctaaaatagtttaaaagtgttttttttttttttttagtgccttGGAGTATTTTCGATTACATTTGACCTTATAAAAGATTTGGCATAAGTTAGAAACTTCTTTGTGAAACTAGGGAGACTATGCAAATAAATCTGAAAACTTGAATAGAAAGGAAATTTGTAAGAAAGTATAACTTAACAAAATGGATCCCATCTTTGTTCCATTGTTAAATAGAGTAGAGTTGATCATTAGTCCTTTTATCCAGGTTTGCTGAGTCATCTCATAGCTGGCTGATAAGTTCatttagattcagttcagttcagtcgttcagtcgtgtccgactctttgtgaccccatgaactgtaccatGTCAgtgctccctgtccatcaccaactcctgactttactcagactcatgtccattgagtcggtgatgccatccaaccatctcatcctctctcatccccttctcctcctgctatcagtctttcccagcatcagtgtcttttccattgagtcagttctttgcatcaagtggccaaaatattggagcttcagcttcagcatcagtccttccaatgagtattcaggactgatttcctttaagattgactggtttgatctccctgcagtccaagggactctcaagagtcctccaactccacaaaagcatcgattcttctgcactcagctttctttatagtccattctgtcgtttttgagattgcctccaagtactgcatttcggactctcttgttgctgactatgatgactactccatttcttccaagggattcttgcccacagtagtgatataatggtcatctgagttaaatttacccattccagtccattttagttcactgattcctgaattGTCTATGTTTACTCTTGGCagctcctgtttgaccacttccaatttaccttgattcgtgaacctaacattccaggttcctatgcagtattgctctttacagctttggactttacttccatcaccagtcacatccacaactaggtattgtttttgctttggctccatctcttctttctttctggagttatttctccactggatctccagtagcatattgggcacgtactgacctggggagttcatctttcagtgtcctctttttgtcttttcatactgttcatggggttctcaaggcaagaatactgaagtggtttgctattcccttctccagtggaccacgttttgtgagaactctctaccatgacatTGTACCAATAGAAATATGTACTccatagaatttaaaattctctagtagccacattttaaaaaataaaaagaaatgtgtgaaattagtttgaataatattttattgatccCGTTATACTTAAAATATCTcaaatgtaatcaatataaaacttagtaataaattctcttttttatatagtcTTTGAAATTAGGTATGCTGTATATGGCAGTAACTACCATAGCAGACAGTGCATGTTCTAGAATAGAGGTTGACAAACCTTTTTCTGTAAAATCCCagataacaaatattttacattttgcctGCCATATTTTTTCCATCACAACTACTCAACCTTCCTCTTATAGAgcaaagcagccatagacagtaCCTAAATGAGTACAACTATGTTCTCTTCAGCTTTACTGTGGGCACTGTTACTggaattttgtataattttcatttgttacAAATTActattttcaaccatttaaaaatgtttaaatcattCTTAGCTAATTTATACAAAAATAGGTAGTAGGCTAAAACTTGGCCCATGGACTGGACCAGAAAGAGGTGATAGATAcagtatattttatgttttaaaatgtacatctacactcaaaagagggagagaaagagaaaagaaaaagatggggtTGTTTTGATGGCTGGAGAGTTTCTGTAGGGTAGGAAATTGAGATGTGATCCATAGGAATAAACTGGAAATAAACTATGAGGGCTGCAAGAGGGATAAATAAAATGGCCTGCTCATCCCAGGACTGGGGTTGAAGGGGTTAGATCCCCAAACCACTAATAAAGACTTGATTTGGAGACTTCACCCTACAGTGTGTATTTGTCAGTTGGGATGGATAAATGTAAGAGAATCTCTCATATAAGATAGTATCTAAAACAGAAATTACAATGCAAACAACAATAGAGTTTATACCCATGATACAGAAATAAGAGAACTTTAAAGttctgaaaagaatttttaagtgtttatttagaATATTAAGAGATAAAGGACATAAGTCATCAAAGATCAGAGGTCTTAAAACATCAAGAAAAAGttctgaaaagaattttttaagtgtttatttagaATATTAAGAGATAAAGGACATAAGTCATCAAAGATCAGAGGtcttaaaatatcaaaatgatgTGAAAACAAACCATTTCAGAACCttgtaaataaaaacacatggGGTGGACTGCATAATTAACTAGCTATCACCTAGGAGGAAATAGACCAGAAGATAAAACTTAGGAAATCTCTCAGAACACTGAAAAGTTACACATAGTAATCAGGATGTGGGATGGAGTAGGGAGTAACTAAACTAGTGCAAGGCTTTTTCTGAAGGCTTGAATAAATGGGGACACATGCCCTTTGTGGGAAACTCAGTACCTTAAAGATATCAATTCTCCTTAAATTTATATTGATTGGAATACCAACaggaccttttttcttttttgaaacttaAAACTTTGCTTTTGATGTTTATCTCAGAAAAGTGAAACCAGAAAGTTAATAGAACACTAAAGTGAGAGATGGACTTAGCCATATTTCAAAGTAATTATTATCTTCAGTGGTTAAAACATTGTGGCGCTGGCTTAGAAATATATAACTAGATCAGTAAACAAGAATACTGTGAagtgagggtgtgtgtgtttggtgtgtGGTGGTAGTGTGATTTTTAGCCTTAACATTGCAAATTAATTAGAGTATCTTTGGAAAATGACTTGGAGGTAATTGGGTCATATTCTGATGGAtaagaattttaatgaaaaaatagaagTATAAAAGATCTGATAAAGTTTGTCTCTTTGATAGCCAAAGAACCATAGATTAAAACCAActaattttaatactttattttacttctcacattgtcaactttaaaaaaattcaataatacCCTATTTCATCTGAGTGTAGGTGGTATTCTCGTACTCATGGCAGTAGTATAAATTGGTAAAACTTTACTGGAGAGTAATCTGGACAGGTGGATGgagattaaatatatatgtttctcCATTTAAGTGAATTTTCATAAGGATATGATGATAATGTATACTTAAAGAATAATAGCATTATTAATAGCAAAAAGTgaatcatctgtatatctgtagTAGACTAGTTAAATCACGTTCCTTTTATGTAGTGGGATCCAGAACTCTGCAGCTATAAATATTACTAGGAGGTTCCccggcagtctagtggttaggatgcacactttcactgccgagggccagggtgcaatccctggttgtgggaaatgaagatcctgcaagccaggtGGCATGCAGCAGCCCCCTACACACACcaccaaaaaaattaatatgaataGGTATCCCTTGACATGGAAAGGGATCTGTGTTTAACTGGCAAGTGAGAAAAGCATATTAAAGTACCATTATACCCTGTAATATAAAACTTATCAgggtgtttgtatatatatattcatttaaaaatttagaaggacatgtatttatacatatgcacatataaacATAGATTCaaacacatgtacatgtatacatgcaAACATACGCatttatgtgtacacacacataataggcttcccttgtgcctcagcaataaagaatctgcctgcagtgcaagagatgcaggttcaatccctaggtaggtgaagatcccccggagaaggaaatagcaacccactgcagtattcttgcctgagcaatccatgaacagaggagcttagcgGACTACAGTCGTGGGATCGcagaagagtcaaacatgacttagtgactaaacaacaacaggggCACACACAAGCATATGGCTTGAAATCTCATATGTTGTAAATATTTCTAAGTGAATCATGTGAGTTTAAAAtaagttttcccttttttggcAGAAGTTTCAGTATATATAcattgtgctaagttgctttcagtcactctttgtgaccttatgaaccATAGgtcaccaacctcctctgtccatgggattttcaggcaagaatgctggagtgggtcgccattccctcctccaggggatcttcccaacccagggatcaaacccacatgtcctacagttcctgcattggcaggcgggttctataccactggcaccacctgggaagccctgatatatCCATTAGGTGAAACTAAttccttctttttcagatatttgaaaCCTTCCTGCTTTTTGTCAGCTTTGTAGTATAAATATGGAGAGAGCTATATTAAAATCATTTctgaagtcaaaaaagaaaattgagaaggCTATAAACTAATGGTCAGTAAAGGTTACATGAGGACTTTGGCTTTCCActttttatacttaaatattaatagtattttgagtttttaaaagcagtcttttttaataataaaaatatagaggGAGACGAGACCAGAGGCCGAACTCGGGATCTGACAAGATGGCCGGGCTGCCCCGCAGGATTATCAAGGAAACCCAGCGTTTGCTGGCAGAACCAGTTCCTGGCATTAAAGCAGAACCAGATGAGAGCAACGCCCGTTATTTTCATGTGGTCATTGCCAGCCCTCAGGATTCCCCCTTTGAGGGAGGGACTTTTAAACTTGAACTATTCCTTCCAGAAGAATACCCAATGGCAGCCCCTAAAGTACGTTTCATGACCAAAATTTATCATCCTAATGTAGACAAGTTGGGAAGAATATGTTTAGATATTTTGAAAGATAAGTGGTCCCCAGCACTGCAGATCTGCACAGTTCTGCTATCGATCCAGGCTTTGTTAAATGCTCCCAATCCAGATGATCCATTAGCAAATGATGTAGCGGAGCAATGGAAGACCAACGAAGCCCAAGCCATAGAAACAGCTAGAGCATGGACTAGGCTATATGCCATGAATAATATTTAAATCGCTTCTATCCTCAAGTGTGCATCACTTCTCCTGTTCTGCCAAgacttcttccttttttgtttgcatttaatGGATACAGTCTTAGAAACATTACAGAATAAAAACCCAGACGTCTTCAACCCTTTGGTGATTAAATGCACATTAGCAAATCTATGTCTTGTCCTGATTCACTGTTGTAAAGCATGAGCAGAGGCTAGAAGTACCATCTGGATTGTTGCGAAACATTTAAAAGCAGTGGCGCCTCTCTGCTTTTATTCATTTCCCCCATCATGGTTTAAGTATAAAGCACTGTGAATGAAGGTAGTTGTCAGGGTTAGCTGCAGGGGTGtgggtgtttttctttattttattattattatttttttttggtgggggggaaggtagttttattttaattttatgggctcctttccccctttttatGGTGATCTAATTGCATTGGTTAAAAGCAGCTAACCAGTTCTTTAGCCTATGCTCTCTAGCCAAGTCTAACTTTATTTAGACGCTGTAGATGGACAAGCTTGATTGTTTGAGCCAAAATGGGAACATTAAACAGACATCACAGCCCTCACTAATAACATTGTGACCTTACTGTCAAGTGTAGAATCCTCCCTTCAAGAAAAAGCTTGTGACCATTTTGTATGGCTTGTCTGGAAACTTCTGTAAATCTTAtgttttagtaaaatattttttgttattctaaaaaaaaatatatatatatagaatataaagtTAGGTCCTGACTTTTCAATTTGTAGTTAATAGAAGTAGAACATGTATATCAAAACATCTTTATTCTTGTcgtgatcatcaaaaaagcaagagagttccagaaaaacatctatttctgctttattgactatgccaaagcctttgaatgtgtggatcacaataaactgtgataaataaaattctgaaagagatgggaataccagaccacctgacctgcctcttgagaaacctatatgcatgtcaggaagcaacagttagaactggacaaggaacaacagacaggttccaaataagaaaaggagtacgtcaagactgtgtattgtcatcctgcttatttaacttaaatgcagagtacatcatgagaaacgctgggctggaggaagcacaaactggaatcaagattgccgggaaaaatattagtaacctcagatatgcagatgacatcacccttatggcagaaagtgaagaagaactaaagggcctcttgatgacagtgaaagaggagagtgaaaaagctggcttaaaactcaacattcagaaaaatatgatcatggcatctgatccccattactgcatggcaaatagatggtgaaacagtatcagactttatttttctgggctccaaaatcactgcagatggtgactgcagccatgaaattaaaagatgcttactccttag includes:
- the LOC139029924 gene encoding ubiquitin-conjugating enzyme E2 N-like — translated: MAGLPRRIIKETQRLLAEPVPGIKAEPDESNARYFHVVIASPQDSPFEGGTFKLELFLPEEYPMAAPKVRFMTKIYHPNVDKLGRICLDILKDKWSPALQICTVLLSIQALLNAPNPDDPLANDVAEQWKTNEAQAIETARAWTRLYAMNNI